From one Desulfobacterales bacterium genomic stretch:
- a CDS encoding glycosyltransferase family 4 protein — MRRPRERFTHQSVGKIRATVDYLPHSLFLYFPKLLYHNLLLAFKRPDRFKRALNTAIRRLLRNRKIATIKHLFQAVYLVHRLLPDSGVTHLHAHFAHSPTSVAMFAGLLADLPFSFTAHAKDIYTSDSEQLREKVALAKFVVTCTEYNKRFLLETAHGGDTPVHRIYHGIDLELFSNDAEPRKKTGPPHNIVTVARITPKKGLATVYKALQLLCDQGASLRHTLIGDGEDRKEILKLITELGLNGVAKCLGTQPHEVVLAHYRRADLFVLGCEIAKNGDRDGIPNVLLECMAMGVPVVATRVSAIPELIEDGKTGLLVPPGQPDKMARAIDRLLTDDDLRNRIIPAARKRVVEQFNNRVLIEDLAGRFREVGL; from the coding sequence ATGCGCCGGCCCCGTGAGCGGTTTACCCACCAGAGCGTCGGTAAGATCCGGGCAACCGTGGATTATCTGCCCCACAGCCTGTTTCTATATTTTCCGAAATTGCTGTATCACAATCTCCTGCTGGCCTTTAAAAGACCCGACAGATTTAAACGCGCTCTTAATACCGCGATAAGACGGCTGTTGCGCAATCGCAAGATTGCCACCATCAAACATCTGTTTCAGGCGGTTTATCTGGTCCATCGTCTTCTCCCCGACAGCGGCGTCACGCATCTGCATGCCCATTTTGCCCATTCACCGACATCGGTTGCCATGTTTGCCGGATTGCTGGCGGACCTTCCCTTCAGTTTTACCGCCCATGCCAAAGACATTTACACATCGGATTCAGAGCAGCTCCGTGAAAAGGTCGCCTTGGCGAAATTTGTTGTCACCTGTACCGAATACAACAAACGGTTTTTGCTCGAAACTGCCCATGGAGGGGACACACCGGTTCACCGCATTTATCACGGTATCGACCTTGAACTGTTTTCCAATGATGCTGAACCCCGGAAAAAAACCGGCCCGCCTCACAACATTGTTACAGTGGCGCGCATCACCCCCAAAAAAGGATTGGCCACGGTTTACAAAGCGCTTCAGCTGCTGTGCGATCAGGGGGCTTCCCTGCGCCACACCCTGATCGGCGACGGTGAAGACCGCAAGGAAATTTTAAAACTCATCACTGAGCTGGGACTTAACGGCGTCGCCAAATGCCTGGGCACCCAGCCCCATGAGGTGGTTCTGGCGCATTATCGCCGGGCTGATCTGTTTGTATTGGGATGCGAAATAGCGAAAAACGGTGATCGAGACGGCATTCCCAATGTTTTGCTGGAATGCATGGCCATGGGTGTTCCGGTGGTTGCCACCCGTGTTTCCGCCATACCCGAGTTGATCGAAGACGGCAAAACCGGGCTGCTGGTTCCGCCGGGTCAACCTGACAAAATGGCCCGGGCCATTGACCGGCTTTTAACCGATGATGATTTAAGAAACCGGATTATCCCCGCCGCCCGAAAACGGGTAGTCGAACAATTTAACAACCGGGTCCTGATCGAAGACCTGGCCGGTCGCTTCCGCGAAGTAGGATTATAG